Proteins from one Chelonia mydas isolate rCheMyd1 chromosome 14, rCheMyd1.pri.v2, whole genome shotgun sequence genomic window:
- the LOC119567661 gene encoding olfactory receptor 10A7-like, translating into MANTEGKNQTSITEFVLLGFRDLPELLVLLFLLFLAIYIVTLAGNILIVALVVADRHFHIPMYFFLGNLSCLETCYTSTLLPRVLASLSTEMLNLCCNGTNQIELVITILAAIFTLPPFVLTMMSYVCIIFTILRIPSTTGRQKAFSTCSSHLIVVTIFYGTLIIVYLLPKTNTLRDLNKVFSVCYTILTPMANPFIYSLRNKEVKEALRKIVSKCVDFTRN; encoded by the exons ATGGCAAACACAGAAGGGAAGAATCAAACGTCCATCACAGAATTTGTCCTCCTGGGATTCAGGGATCTTCCTGAACTGCTGGTCTTACTCTTTCTGCTGTTTCTAGCGATCTACATTGTGACCTTGGCCGGGAACATCCTCATTGTTGCGCTAGTTGTGGCTGATCGGCACTTTCACatccccatgtacttcttcctggggaacttgtcctgcttggagacctgctacacctcCACCCTCCTGCCCAGGGTTCTGGCCAGTTT ATCCACAGAAATGTTAAATCTCTGCTGCAATGGCACCAACCAGATAGAGCTTGTCATTACCATCCTGGCTGCTATATTCACTCTGCCTCCATTTGTATTAACCATGATGTCCTACGTCTGTATCATCTTcaccatcctgagaatcccttccaccaccGGGAGGCAAAAGGCATTTTCTacctgctcctctcacctcatcGTGGTGACCATTTTCTATGGGACCCTGATCATTGTGTATCTGCTACCAAAAACCAACACACTAAGAGACCTAAACAAAGTGTTCTCTGTCTGCTACACAATTCTGACACCGATGGCCAATCCCTTCAtatacagcctgagaaacaaagaggtgAAAGAGGCCCTGAGAAAAATTGTCAGTAAATGTGTAGATTTTACAAGAAATTAG